One window of the Pseudochaenichthys georgianus chromosome 21, fPseGeo1.2, whole genome shotgun sequence genome contains the following:
- the tbc1d4 gene encoding TBC1 domain family member 4 isoform X3, with amino-acid sequence MESQDERESSPPKSDRTFSLTYIGWSSLDRRSTLPMLPWLVAEIRRKCEKGDCGPVVQPREVQLALNPPFIRCVPSNSNNSSVFIFEHKAQLISRFIHNSNDLTYFAYLLRGQPDNPESEMSCHVFKAGDPNQVPEVISRIRQVSKSALKGDTKPKQEAEEAFYNSQKFEVLYCGKVTVLHKKAPSTLVDDCIDKFRLHEVERKRLRLLNGQRGSTENAPVEFLIGEDGDPLSSVLNKSVQAPESPGVEEVNGGGGKGLSNSGSQSSLRGAAFPECILEDSGFEEPQEFRTRCSSMAGSLQRKPGEGVIMGPTRRRHSSAPNHVQPSDSDKNRTMLFQVGRFEVNLISPESKTVVLEKNFKDISSCCQGVKQSDHFGFICRDPVESGPSQYVCYVFQCASESLVDEVMLTLKQAFSTAATLQSNKTPIQLCEACPMHDLHKLCERIEGLYPPRAKLAIQKYLSQLTDTEQVDVFERVQRLKPGSDQEENELVILHLRQLCGTKQKTHLHIGETPQNAPNSPSAADGSATSSRFKLDVLKNKARTSLTSSLENIFARGASRMRGRLGSMGSLSSFERQDEESPGHSPPGSPPAFPEDDPDAGQFRPRAHTFSHPPVKKRISFEGQPSSQRQAPLRRQQSVNPELLQSSNGEGRKRTLSACSNDSVSGALPPTPRRVSWRQKIFLRVASPMNKPPSSMQHPELLPLSPCGFDLSLDPLGRLLPGARDPITGEKPKKTGADYLALWKTAIHQQILLLRMEKENQRLEASRDELHIRKMKLNYQEVGQCSKEAQALWERKLTAPGRTTVPQDKEQLYRALCQGVPKSRRGEVWLLLSHQHRLRHRLPQRQQAQDIPYQDLLKQLTAQQHSILVDLGRTFPNHQYFSAQLGAGQLSLYNLLKAYSLLDTEVGYCQGISFVAGVLLLHMSEEQAFDMLKYFMYDLGIRQQFRPDMVSLQVQMYQLSRLLHDYHRELYNHFEEHEICPSLYAAPWFLTLFASQFPLNFVSRVFDFVFVQGTGVIFKVALCLLGSHEGEIVECDSFESIVDYLKTTLPALTQTQMEQTMAKVMEIDISKQLHAYEVEYHVLQDEMLESGPLPDDSDRLDKLEKTNVQLKKQNMELLEKLQAARQKIQTLETSVENFLSRESKMKHMIRSLEQERASQQKTIERMRSCLPPDALTDVEMTQIKTGPDGKAKTAAKKP; translated from the exons ATGGAGAGTCAGGATGAGAGGGAGAGCAGCCCCCCGAAGTCGGACAGGACTTTCTCCCTGACTTACATCGGCTGGTCCTCGCTCGACAGGCGGTCCACCCTGCCCATGCTGCCGTGGCTGGTGGCGGAGATCCGGAGGAAATGTGAGAAAGGCGACTGCGGCCCCGTGGTGCAGCCGAGAGAGGTCCAACTGGCCCTCAACCCCCCCTTCATCCGATGTGTGCCCTCCAACAGCAACAACTCTTCAGTCTTTATATTTGAACACAAAGCACAGCTCATCTCTCGCTTCATCCACAACAGCAATGACCTCACCTACTTTGCCTATCTCCTGCGGGGCCAGCCTGACAACCCAGAGTCTGAGATGTCCTGTCACGTCTTCAAGGCCGGAGACCCCAACCAG GTCCCCGAGGTGATCAGCAGAATTCGCCAAGTGTCCAAATCGGCGCTAAAGGGAGACACCAAGCCCAAACAGGAAGCTGAAGAGGCCTTCTACAACTCCCAGAAGTTTGAAGTGCTTTATTGTGGCAAG GTGACAGTTCTGCACAAAAAGGCTCCATCCACACTCGTTGATGACTGCATTGATAAGTTTCGTCTGCATGAGGTCGAGCGAAAGCGCCTGCGCCTGCTAAATGGCCAACGGGGGTCCACGGAGAATGCCCCTGTGGAGTTCCTTATTGGGGAAGATGGAGACCCCCTCTCCTCTGTTCTGAATAAGAGTGTACAAGCCCCGGAAAGCCCAGGAGTGGAGGAAGTGAATGGAGGTGGAG GTAAAGGCCTGTCTAACAGCGGCAGTCAGAGCAGTCTGCGAGGAGCAGCGTTCCCCGAGTGCATCCTGGAGGATTCTGGGTTTGAGGAGCCTCAGGAGTTTCGAACCCGCTGCAGCAGCATGGCAGGGAGTCTGCAGAGGAAGCCGGGGGAGGGGGTCATCATGGGTCCCACCCGCCGCAGACACTCGAGCGCACCAAACCATGTCCAACCATCCGATTCAGACAAGAACCGCACCATGCTGTTCCAG GTTGGGCGTTTTGAAGTAAATCTCATAAGTCCGGAGAGTAAGACGGTGGTGCTGGAGAAGAACTTCAAAGATATCTCATCCTGCTGTCAG GGTGTCAAGCAGTCCGACCACTTTGGATTCATCTGTCGGGACCCAGTAGAGTCTGGTCCCAGTCAGTATGTGTGCTACGTGTTCCAGTGTGCCAGTGAGTCCTTG GTGGATGAGGTGATGCTGACCCTGAAGCAGGCCTTCAGTACGGCCGCAACCCTGCAAAGCAACAAGACCCCCATCCAGCTCTGCGAAGCCTGCCCCATGCATGACCTGCACAAGCTCTGCGAGAGGATCGAAG GTCTCTACCCACCCAGGGCAAAGCTAGCCATCCAAAAATATCTCTCCCAGCTGACTGACACTGAGCAGGTTGACGTTTTTGAGCGAGTTCAG AGGTTGAAGCCCGGGTCAGACCAAGAGGAGAACGAGCTGGTGATTCTCCATCTGAGACAGCTCTGTGGAACCAAACAGAAGACCCATCTCCACATTGGAGAAACCCCCCAG aatgcaccaaacagcCCCTCAGCAGCAGACGGCTCAGCCACCAGCAGCCGCTTCAAACTCGATGTTCTGAAGAATAAAGCCCGCACCTCCCTCACCAGCTCCCTGGAGAACATTTTTGCAAGG GGTGCCAGCCGGATGCGGGGCCGTTTGGGGAGCATGGGAAGCCTCAGCAGTTTTGAAAGG CAGGATGAGGAATCTCCCGGTCATTCCCCTCCAGGTTCCCCTCCTGCTTTCCCCGAAGATGACCCGGATGCTGGTCAGTTCCGTCCACGTGCCCACACCTTCAGCCATCCACCTGTGAAGAAACGCATCTCCTTCGAGGGCCAGCCGAGCAGCCAGAGACAGGCTCCACTGCGCAGACagcagtctgttaacccagagcTGCTGCAGAGCAG CAATGGGGAAGGCAGGAAGAGGACCCTGTCTGCCTGCAGCAATGACTCAGTGAGCGGAGCCCTCCCTCCGACCCCACGCAGGGTCTCCTGGAGACAGAAGATCTTCCTGAGGGTCGCATCGCCCATGAACAAGCCGCCCTCATCGATGCAGCACCCAG AGCTGTTGCCTCTCTCTCCTTGTGGTTTTGACTTGAGTCTGGATCCTTTGGGGCGTCTGCTGCCAGGGGCCAGGGACCCCATTACCGGGGAGAAGCCTAAGAAGACGGGGGCTGACTACCTGGCCCTCTGGAAGACCGCCATCCATCAGCAGATCTTGCTGCTGCGCATGGAGAAGGAGAACCAGAGGCTAGAGG CAAGCCGGGATGAATTGCACATCCGCAAGATGAAGCTTAACTACCAGGAAGTGGGCCAGTGCTCCAAAGAAGCGCAGGCATTGTGGGAGAGAAAACTGACAGCCCCGGGCAGAACAACAGTCCCACAAGACAAGGAGCAGCTGTATCGTGCACTCTGCCAAG GTGTTCCCAAGAGCAGGCGAGGGGAGGTGTGGTTGCTCCTTTCCCATCAGCACCGGCTGCGTCACAGGCTGCCTCAGCGTCAGCAGGCTCAGGACATCCCATACCAGGACCTGCTGAAGCAGCTCACCGCACAGCAGCACTCTATTCTGGTGGATCTAG GACGGACCTTCCCCAACCACCAGTACTTCTCGGCGCAGCTCGGCGCAGGGCAGCTTTCCCTCTACAACCTCCTGAAAGCCTATTCTCTGCTGGATACAGAG GTTGGCTACTGCCAGGGTATCAGCTTTGTGGCTGGAGTGCTGCTGCTTCACATGAGCGAGGAACAGGCCTTCGACATGCTGAAGTACTTCATGTATGACCTGGGCATCAGGCAGCAGTTCAGACCGGACATGGTCTCTCTGCAG GTTCAGATGTACCAGCTCTCCAGACTGTTGCACGACTACCATCGCGAGTTGTACAATCACTTTGAAGAGCACGAGATCTGCCCCAGCCTCTACGCAGCACCGTGGTTCCTCACTCTCTTCGCCTCACAGTTCCCCCTCAACTTTGTGTCCCGCGTCTTTG atttTGTATTTGTCCAAGGGACCGGGGTGATCTTTAAGGTGGCCCTCTGTCTGCTGGGCAGCCATGAAGGGGAGATAGTGGAGTGTGATAGCTTTGAGAGCATTGTGGACTATCTGAAAACTACACTTCCTGCTCTCACTCAGACACAAATGGAGCAGACCATGGCAAAG GTAATGGAGATAGACATCTCCAAGCAGCTTCATGCGTACGAGGTGGAGTACCATGTCCTGCAGGATGAGATGTTGGAGTCCGGCCCGCTGCCTGATGACTCTGACCGGCTCGACAAACTCGAGAAGACGAATGTGCAGTTGAAGAAACAGAACATGGAGCTGCTGGAAAAACTTCAG GCTGCACGGCAGAAGATTCAGACACTGGAGACGAGTGTTGAGAACTTCCTTTCTCGAgagagcaaaatgaagcacATGATTCGCTCTCTGGAGCAGGAGAGGGCATCTCAGCAGAAGACCATTGAACGCATGCGCTCATGCCTTCCCCCTGACGCCCTGACAGATGTGGAGATGACCCAGATCAAAACAGGACCCGACGGGAAAGCCAAAACTGCAGCCAAGAAACCCTGA
- the tbc1d4 gene encoding TBC1 domain family member 4 isoform X2, producing MESQDERESSPPKSDRTFSLTYIGWSSLDRRSTLPMLPWLVAEIRRKCEKGDCGPVVQPREVQLALNPPFIRCVPSNSNNSSVFIFEHKAQLISRFIHNSNDLTYFAYLLRGQPDNPESEMSCHVFKAGDPNQVPEVISRIRQVSKSALKGDTKPKQEAEEAFYNSQKFEVLYCGKVTVLHKKAPSTLVDDCIDKFRLHEVERKRLRLLNGQRGSTENAPVEFLIGEDGDPLSSVLNKSVQAPESPGVEEVNGGGGKGLSNSGSQSSLRGAAFPECILEDSGFEEPQEFRTRCSSMAGSLQRKPGEGVIMGPTRRRHSSAPNHVQPSDSDKNRTMLFQVGRFEVNLISPESKTVVLEKNFKDISSCCQGVKQSDHFGFICRDPVESGPSQYVCYVFQCASESLVDEVMLTLKQAFSTAATLQSNKTPIQLCEACPMHDLHKLCERIEGLYPPRAKLAIQKYLSQLTDTEQVDVFERVQRLKPGSDQEENELVILHLRQLCGTKQKTHLHIGETPQNAPNSPSAADGSATSSRFKLDVLKNKARTSLTSSLENIFARGASRMRGRLGSMGSLSSFERDEESPGHSPPGSPPAFPEDDPDAGQFRPRAHTFSHPPVKKRISFEGQPSSQRQAPLRRQQSVNPELLQSSPGAVSRTRSVSESESTFSLPSSFSAPTFLKSIYQGSLGSLGSLGSLADSGSLKSNGEGRKRTLSACSNDSVSGALPPTPRRVSWRQKIFLRVASPMNKPPSSMQHPELLPLSPCGFDLSLDPLGRLLPGARDPITGEKPKKTGADYLALWKTAIHQQILLLRMEKENQRLEASRDELHIRKMKLNYQEVGQCSKEAQALWERKLTAPGRTTVPQDKEQLYRALCQGVPKSRRGEVWLLLSHQHRLRHRLPQRQQAQDIPYQDLLKQLTAQQHSILVDLGRTFPNHQYFSAQLGAGQLSLYNLLKAYSLLDTEVGYCQGISFVAGVLLLHMSEEQAFDMLKYFMYDLGIRQQFRPDMVSLQVQMYQLSRLLHDYHRELYNHFEEHEICPSLYAAPWFLTLFASQFPLNFVSRVFDFVFVQGTGVIFKVALCLLGSHEGEIVECDSFESIVDYLKTTLPALTQTQMEQTMAKVMEIDISKQLHAYEVEYHVLQDEMLESGPLPDDSDRLDKLEKTNVQLKKQNMELLEKLQAARQKIQTLETSVENFLSRESKMKHMIRSLEQERASQQKTIERMRSCLPPDALTDVEMTQIKTGPDGKAKTAAKKP from the exons ATGGAGAGTCAGGATGAGAGGGAGAGCAGCCCCCCGAAGTCGGACAGGACTTTCTCCCTGACTTACATCGGCTGGTCCTCGCTCGACAGGCGGTCCACCCTGCCCATGCTGCCGTGGCTGGTGGCGGAGATCCGGAGGAAATGTGAGAAAGGCGACTGCGGCCCCGTGGTGCAGCCGAGAGAGGTCCAACTGGCCCTCAACCCCCCCTTCATCCGATGTGTGCCCTCCAACAGCAACAACTCTTCAGTCTTTATATTTGAACACAAAGCACAGCTCATCTCTCGCTTCATCCACAACAGCAATGACCTCACCTACTTTGCCTATCTCCTGCGGGGCCAGCCTGACAACCCAGAGTCTGAGATGTCCTGTCACGTCTTCAAGGCCGGAGACCCCAACCAG GTCCCCGAGGTGATCAGCAGAATTCGCCAAGTGTCCAAATCGGCGCTAAAGGGAGACACCAAGCCCAAACAGGAAGCTGAAGAGGCCTTCTACAACTCCCAGAAGTTTGAAGTGCTTTATTGTGGCAAG GTGACAGTTCTGCACAAAAAGGCTCCATCCACACTCGTTGATGACTGCATTGATAAGTTTCGTCTGCATGAGGTCGAGCGAAAGCGCCTGCGCCTGCTAAATGGCCAACGGGGGTCCACGGAGAATGCCCCTGTGGAGTTCCTTATTGGGGAAGATGGAGACCCCCTCTCCTCTGTTCTGAATAAGAGTGTACAAGCCCCGGAAAGCCCAGGAGTGGAGGAAGTGAATGGAGGTGGAG GTAAAGGCCTGTCTAACAGCGGCAGTCAGAGCAGTCTGCGAGGAGCAGCGTTCCCCGAGTGCATCCTGGAGGATTCTGGGTTTGAGGAGCCTCAGGAGTTTCGAACCCGCTGCAGCAGCATGGCAGGGAGTCTGCAGAGGAAGCCGGGGGAGGGGGTCATCATGGGTCCCACCCGCCGCAGACACTCGAGCGCACCAAACCATGTCCAACCATCCGATTCAGACAAGAACCGCACCATGCTGTTCCAG GTTGGGCGTTTTGAAGTAAATCTCATAAGTCCGGAGAGTAAGACGGTGGTGCTGGAGAAGAACTTCAAAGATATCTCATCCTGCTGTCAG GGTGTCAAGCAGTCCGACCACTTTGGATTCATCTGTCGGGACCCAGTAGAGTCTGGTCCCAGTCAGTATGTGTGCTACGTGTTCCAGTGTGCCAGTGAGTCCTTG GTGGATGAGGTGATGCTGACCCTGAAGCAGGCCTTCAGTACGGCCGCAACCCTGCAAAGCAACAAGACCCCCATCCAGCTCTGCGAAGCCTGCCCCATGCATGACCTGCACAAGCTCTGCGAGAGGATCGAAG GTCTCTACCCACCCAGGGCAAAGCTAGCCATCCAAAAATATCTCTCCCAGCTGACTGACACTGAGCAGGTTGACGTTTTTGAGCGAGTTCAG AGGTTGAAGCCCGGGTCAGACCAAGAGGAGAACGAGCTGGTGATTCTCCATCTGAGACAGCTCTGTGGAACCAAACAGAAGACCCATCTCCACATTGGAGAAACCCCCCAG aatgcaccaaacagcCCCTCAGCAGCAGACGGCTCAGCCACCAGCAGCCGCTTCAAACTCGATGTTCTGAAGAATAAAGCCCGCACCTCCCTCACCAGCTCCCTGGAGAACATTTTTGCAAGG GGTGCCAGCCGGATGCGGGGCCGTTTGGGGAGCATGGGAAGCCTCAGCAGTTTTGAAAGG GATGAGGAATCTCCCGGTCATTCCCCTCCAGGTTCCCCTCCTGCTTTCCCCGAAGATGACCCGGATGCTGGTCAGTTCCGTCCACGTGCCCACACCTTCAGCCATCCACCTGTGAAGAAACGCATCTCCTTCGAGGGCCAGCCGAGCAGCCAGAGACAGGCTCCACTGCGCAGACagcagtctgttaacccagagcTGCTGCAGAGCAG TCCCGGGGCGGTCTCGAGAACACGCAGCGTTTCGGAGAGCGAGTCCACCTTCAGCCTCCCCTCCTCCTTCTCCGCCCCCACTTTCCTGAAAAGCATTTACCAGGGCTCCCTGGGCTCCCTGGGCTCCCTGGGCTCCCTGGCAGACAGTGGGAGTCTAAAGAG CAATGGGGAAGGCAGGAAGAGGACCCTGTCTGCCTGCAGCAATGACTCAGTGAGCGGAGCCCTCCCTCCGACCCCACGCAGGGTCTCCTGGAGACAGAAGATCTTCCTGAGGGTCGCATCGCCCATGAACAAGCCGCCCTCATCGATGCAGCACCCAG AGCTGTTGCCTCTCTCTCCTTGTGGTTTTGACTTGAGTCTGGATCCTTTGGGGCGTCTGCTGCCAGGGGCCAGGGACCCCATTACCGGGGAGAAGCCTAAGAAGACGGGGGCTGACTACCTGGCCCTCTGGAAGACCGCCATCCATCAGCAGATCTTGCTGCTGCGCATGGAGAAGGAGAACCAGAGGCTAGAGG CAAGCCGGGATGAATTGCACATCCGCAAGATGAAGCTTAACTACCAGGAAGTGGGCCAGTGCTCCAAAGAAGCGCAGGCATTGTGGGAGAGAAAACTGACAGCCCCGGGCAGAACAACAGTCCCACAAGACAAGGAGCAGCTGTATCGTGCACTCTGCCAAG GTGTTCCCAAGAGCAGGCGAGGGGAGGTGTGGTTGCTCCTTTCCCATCAGCACCGGCTGCGTCACAGGCTGCCTCAGCGTCAGCAGGCTCAGGACATCCCATACCAGGACCTGCTGAAGCAGCTCACCGCACAGCAGCACTCTATTCTGGTGGATCTAG GACGGACCTTCCCCAACCACCAGTACTTCTCGGCGCAGCTCGGCGCAGGGCAGCTTTCCCTCTACAACCTCCTGAAAGCCTATTCTCTGCTGGATACAGAG GTTGGCTACTGCCAGGGTATCAGCTTTGTGGCTGGAGTGCTGCTGCTTCACATGAGCGAGGAACAGGCCTTCGACATGCTGAAGTACTTCATGTATGACCTGGGCATCAGGCAGCAGTTCAGACCGGACATGGTCTCTCTGCAG GTTCAGATGTACCAGCTCTCCAGACTGTTGCACGACTACCATCGCGAGTTGTACAATCACTTTGAAGAGCACGAGATCTGCCCCAGCCTCTACGCAGCACCGTGGTTCCTCACTCTCTTCGCCTCACAGTTCCCCCTCAACTTTGTGTCCCGCGTCTTTG atttTGTATTTGTCCAAGGGACCGGGGTGATCTTTAAGGTGGCCCTCTGTCTGCTGGGCAGCCATGAAGGGGAGATAGTGGAGTGTGATAGCTTTGAGAGCATTGTGGACTATCTGAAAACTACACTTCCTGCTCTCACTCAGACACAAATGGAGCAGACCATGGCAAAG GTAATGGAGATAGACATCTCCAAGCAGCTTCATGCGTACGAGGTGGAGTACCATGTCCTGCAGGATGAGATGTTGGAGTCCGGCCCGCTGCCTGATGACTCTGACCGGCTCGACAAACTCGAGAAGACGAATGTGCAGTTGAAGAAACAGAACATGGAGCTGCTGGAAAAACTTCAG GCTGCACGGCAGAAGATTCAGACACTGGAGACGAGTGTTGAGAACTTCCTTTCTCGAgagagcaaaatgaagcacATGATTCGCTCTCTGGAGCAGGAGAGGGCATCTCAGCAGAAGACCATTGAACGCATGCGCTCATGCCTTCCCCCTGACGCCCTGACAGATGTGGAGATGACCCAGATCAAAACAGGACCCGACGGGAAAGCCAAAACTGCAGCCAAGAAACCCTGA
- the tbc1d4 gene encoding TBC1 domain family member 4 isoform X1, which translates to MESQDERESSPPKSDRTFSLTYIGWSSLDRRSTLPMLPWLVAEIRRKCEKGDCGPVVQPREVQLALNPPFIRCVPSNSNNSSVFIFEHKAQLISRFIHNSNDLTYFAYLLRGQPDNPESEMSCHVFKAGDPNQVPEVISRIRQVSKSALKGDTKPKQEAEEAFYNSQKFEVLYCGKVTVLHKKAPSTLVDDCIDKFRLHEVERKRLRLLNGQRGSTENAPVEFLIGEDGDPLSSVLNKSVQAPESPGVEEVNGGGGKGLSNSGSQSSLRGAAFPECILEDSGFEEPQEFRTRCSSMAGSLQRKPGEGVIMGPTRRRHSSAPNHVQPSDSDKNRTMLFQVGRFEVNLISPESKTVVLEKNFKDISSCCQGVKQSDHFGFICRDPVESGPSQYVCYVFQCASESLVDEVMLTLKQAFSTAATLQSNKTPIQLCEACPMHDLHKLCERIEGLYPPRAKLAIQKYLSQLTDTEQVDVFERVQRLKPGSDQEENELVILHLRQLCGTKQKTHLHIGETPQNAPNSPSAADGSATSSRFKLDVLKNKARTSLTSSLENIFARGASRMRGRLGSMGSLSSFERQDEESPGHSPPGSPPAFPEDDPDAGQFRPRAHTFSHPPVKKRISFEGQPSSQRQAPLRRQQSVNPELLQSSPGAVSRTRSVSESESTFSLPSSFSAPTFLKSIYQGSLGSLGSLGSLADSGSLKSNGEGRKRTLSACSNDSVSGALPPTPRRVSWRQKIFLRVASPMNKPPSSMQHPELLPLSPCGFDLSLDPLGRLLPGARDPITGEKPKKTGADYLALWKTAIHQQILLLRMEKENQRLEASRDELHIRKMKLNYQEVGQCSKEAQALWERKLTAPGRTTVPQDKEQLYRALCQGVPKSRRGEVWLLLSHQHRLRHRLPQRQQAQDIPYQDLLKQLTAQQHSILVDLGRTFPNHQYFSAQLGAGQLSLYNLLKAYSLLDTEVGYCQGISFVAGVLLLHMSEEQAFDMLKYFMYDLGIRQQFRPDMVSLQVQMYQLSRLLHDYHRELYNHFEEHEICPSLYAAPWFLTLFASQFPLNFVSRVFDFVFVQGTGVIFKVALCLLGSHEGEIVECDSFESIVDYLKTTLPALTQTQMEQTMAKVMEIDISKQLHAYEVEYHVLQDEMLESGPLPDDSDRLDKLEKTNVQLKKQNMELLEKLQAARQKIQTLETSVENFLSRESKMKHMIRSLEQERASQQKTIERMRSCLPPDALTDVEMTQIKTGPDGKAKTAAKKP; encoded by the exons ATGGAGAGTCAGGATGAGAGGGAGAGCAGCCCCCCGAAGTCGGACAGGACTTTCTCCCTGACTTACATCGGCTGGTCCTCGCTCGACAGGCGGTCCACCCTGCCCATGCTGCCGTGGCTGGTGGCGGAGATCCGGAGGAAATGTGAGAAAGGCGACTGCGGCCCCGTGGTGCAGCCGAGAGAGGTCCAACTGGCCCTCAACCCCCCCTTCATCCGATGTGTGCCCTCCAACAGCAACAACTCTTCAGTCTTTATATTTGAACACAAAGCACAGCTCATCTCTCGCTTCATCCACAACAGCAATGACCTCACCTACTTTGCCTATCTCCTGCGGGGCCAGCCTGACAACCCAGAGTCTGAGATGTCCTGTCACGTCTTCAAGGCCGGAGACCCCAACCAG GTCCCCGAGGTGATCAGCAGAATTCGCCAAGTGTCCAAATCGGCGCTAAAGGGAGACACCAAGCCCAAACAGGAAGCTGAAGAGGCCTTCTACAACTCCCAGAAGTTTGAAGTGCTTTATTGTGGCAAG GTGACAGTTCTGCACAAAAAGGCTCCATCCACACTCGTTGATGACTGCATTGATAAGTTTCGTCTGCATGAGGTCGAGCGAAAGCGCCTGCGCCTGCTAAATGGCCAACGGGGGTCCACGGAGAATGCCCCTGTGGAGTTCCTTATTGGGGAAGATGGAGACCCCCTCTCCTCTGTTCTGAATAAGAGTGTACAAGCCCCGGAAAGCCCAGGAGTGGAGGAAGTGAATGGAGGTGGAG GTAAAGGCCTGTCTAACAGCGGCAGTCAGAGCAGTCTGCGAGGAGCAGCGTTCCCCGAGTGCATCCTGGAGGATTCTGGGTTTGAGGAGCCTCAGGAGTTTCGAACCCGCTGCAGCAGCATGGCAGGGAGTCTGCAGAGGAAGCCGGGGGAGGGGGTCATCATGGGTCCCACCCGCCGCAGACACTCGAGCGCACCAAACCATGTCCAACCATCCGATTCAGACAAGAACCGCACCATGCTGTTCCAG GTTGGGCGTTTTGAAGTAAATCTCATAAGTCCGGAGAGTAAGACGGTGGTGCTGGAGAAGAACTTCAAAGATATCTCATCCTGCTGTCAG GGTGTCAAGCAGTCCGACCACTTTGGATTCATCTGTCGGGACCCAGTAGAGTCTGGTCCCAGTCAGTATGTGTGCTACGTGTTCCAGTGTGCCAGTGAGTCCTTG GTGGATGAGGTGATGCTGACCCTGAAGCAGGCCTTCAGTACGGCCGCAACCCTGCAAAGCAACAAGACCCCCATCCAGCTCTGCGAAGCCTGCCCCATGCATGACCTGCACAAGCTCTGCGAGAGGATCGAAG GTCTCTACCCACCCAGGGCAAAGCTAGCCATCCAAAAATATCTCTCCCAGCTGACTGACACTGAGCAGGTTGACGTTTTTGAGCGAGTTCAG AGGTTGAAGCCCGGGTCAGACCAAGAGGAGAACGAGCTGGTGATTCTCCATCTGAGACAGCTCTGTGGAACCAAACAGAAGACCCATCTCCACATTGGAGAAACCCCCCAG aatgcaccaaacagcCCCTCAGCAGCAGACGGCTCAGCCACCAGCAGCCGCTTCAAACTCGATGTTCTGAAGAATAAAGCCCGCACCTCCCTCACCAGCTCCCTGGAGAACATTTTTGCAAGG GGTGCCAGCCGGATGCGGGGCCGTTTGGGGAGCATGGGAAGCCTCAGCAGTTTTGAAAGG CAGGATGAGGAATCTCCCGGTCATTCCCCTCCAGGTTCCCCTCCTGCTTTCCCCGAAGATGACCCGGATGCTGGTCAGTTCCGTCCACGTGCCCACACCTTCAGCCATCCACCTGTGAAGAAACGCATCTCCTTCGAGGGCCAGCCGAGCAGCCAGAGACAGGCTCCACTGCGCAGACagcagtctgttaacccagagcTGCTGCAGAGCAG TCCCGGGGCGGTCTCGAGAACACGCAGCGTTTCGGAGAGCGAGTCCACCTTCAGCCTCCCCTCCTCCTTCTCCGCCCCCACTTTCCTGAAAAGCATTTACCAGGGCTCCCTGGGCTCCCTGGGCTCCCTGGGCTCCCTGGCAGACAGTGGGAGTCTAAAGAG CAATGGGGAAGGCAGGAAGAGGACCCTGTCTGCCTGCAGCAATGACTCAGTGAGCGGAGCCCTCCCTCCGACCCCACGCAGGGTCTCCTGGAGACAGAAGATCTTCCTGAGGGTCGCATCGCCCATGAACAAGCCGCCCTCATCGATGCAGCACCCAG AGCTGTTGCCTCTCTCTCCTTGTGGTTTTGACTTGAGTCTGGATCCTTTGGGGCGTCTGCTGCCAGGGGCCAGGGACCCCATTACCGGGGAGAAGCCTAAGAAGACGGGGGCTGACTACCTGGCCCTCTGGAAGACCGCCATCCATCAGCAGATCTTGCTGCTGCGCATGGAGAAGGAGAACCAGAGGCTAGAGG CAAGCCGGGATGAATTGCACATCCGCAAGATGAAGCTTAACTACCAGGAAGTGGGCCAGTGCTCCAAAGAAGCGCAGGCATTGTGGGAGAGAAAACTGACAGCCCCGGGCAGAACAACAGTCCCACAAGACAAGGAGCAGCTGTATCGTGCACTCTGCCAAG GTGTTCCCAAGAGCAGGCGAGGGGAGGTGTGGTTGCTCCTTTCCCATCAGCACCGGCTGCGTCACAGGCTGCCTCAGCGTCAGCAGGCTCAGGACATCCCATACCAGGACCTGCTGAAGCAGCTCACCGCACAGCAGCACTCTATTCTGGTGGATCTAG GACGGACCTTCCCCAACCACCAGTACTTCTCGGCGCAGCTCGGCGCAGGGCAGCTTTCCCTCTACAACCTCCTGAAAGCCTATTCTCTGCTGGATACAGAG GTTGGCTACTGCCAGGGTATCAGCTTTGTGGCTGGAGTGCTGCTGCTTCACATGAGCGAGGAACAGGCCTTCGACATGCTGAAGTACTTCATGTATGACCTGGGCATCAGGCAGCAGTTCAGACCGGACATGGTCTCTCTGCAG GTTCAGATGTACCAGCTCTCCAGACTGTTGCACGACTACCATCGCGAGTTGTACAATCACTTTGAAGAGCACGAGATCTGCCCCAGCCTCTACGCAGCACCGTGGTTCCTCACTCTCTTCGCCTCACAGTTCCCCCTCAACTTTGTGTCCCGCGTCTTTG atttTGTATTTGTCCAAGGGACCGGGGTGATCTTTAAGGTGGCCCTCTGTCTGCTGGGCAGCCATGAAGGGGAGATAGTGGAGTGTGATAGCTTTGAGAGCATTGTGGACTATCTGAAAACTACACTTCCTGCTCTCACTCAGACACAAATGGAGCAGACCATGGCAAAG GTAATGGAGATAGACATCTCCAAGCAGCTTCATGCGTACGAGGTGGAGTACCATGTCCTGCAGGATGAGATGTTGGAGTCCGGCCCGCTGCCTGATGACTCTGACCGGCTCGACAAACTCGAGAAGACGAATGTGCAGTTGAAGAAACAGAACATGGAGCTGCTGGAAAAACTTCAG GCTGCACGGCAGAAGATTCAGACACTGGAGACGAGTGTTGAGAACTTCCTTTCTCGAgagagcaaaatgaagcacATGATTCGCTCTCTGGAGCAGGAGAGGGCATCTCAGCAGAAGACCATTGAACGCATGCGCTCATGCCTTCCCCCTGACGCCCTGACAGATGTGGAGATGACCCAGATCAAAACAGGACCCGACGGGAAAGCCAAAACTGCAGCCAAGAAACCCTGA